One part of the Prochlorococcus marinus str. MIT 9313 genome encodes these proteins:
- a CDS encoding methyltransferase domain-containing protein translates to MDLWVWILILAGTTLTSAVVIWTQRDRRYKSSASVASAYDAWTNDQLLERLWGEHVHLGYYGKPPSTRDFRAAKQDFVHELVQWSGLAQLPRGSRVLDVGCGIGGSARILARDYNFDVLGITISPAQVKRASQLTPEGMTCQFQVMDALDLKLANGSFDAVWSVEAGPHMPDKQRYADELLRVLRPKGVLAVADWNRRDYEDGEMTSLERWVMRQLLDQWAHPEFASIKGFRRNLLHSPFACGTVESDDWTRSILPSWNDSILEGFRRPGAVLGLGPAALVKGFREIPTILLMRWAFAHGLMQFGVFRSRD, encoded by the coding sequence ATGGACCTTTGGGTGTGGATATTGATCCTGGCAGGGACAACCCTGACTTCTGCTGTAGTGATCTGGACCCAACGGGATCGACGATACAAATCAAGCGCCAGTGTTGCCTCTGCTTACGATGCCTGGACCAATGACCAGCTGCTCGAGCGGCTCTGGGGTGAACACGTCCACCTCGGCTATTACGGCAAACCTCCTAGCACCAGAGATTTCCGAGCCGCAAAGCAAGACTTCGTACATGAGCTCGTTCAATGGAGTGGACTGGCCCAACTCCCTCGAGGCTCCCGAGTACTTGACGTGGGCTGCGGTATTGGTGGTAGCGCAAGAATCCTGGCCCGGGATTACAACTTTGACGTGCTTGGCATCACCATCAGTCCAGCCCAGGTGAAACGAGCGTCTCAACTCACTCCTGAGGGGATGACCTGCCAATTCCAGGTGATGGATGCCCTCGATTTAAAACTGGCCAACGGTAGCTTCGACGCTGTTTGGAGTGTGGAAGCAGGCCCCCACATGCCAGACAAGCAGCGCTATGCAGATGAACTGCTGCGTGTGCTGAGGCCAAAAGGTGTACTTGCGGTGGCCGATTGGAACCGCCGTGATTACGAAGATGGGGAGATGACCAGCCTTGAGCGATGGGTGATGCGTCAGCTACTCGACCAGTGGGCCCATCCGGAATTCGCCAGCATTAAAGGATTCCGCCGCAATTTGCTTCATAGCCCTTTTGCTTGCGGCACTGTCGAATCTGACGACTGGACAAGATCCATCCTGCCCTCCTGGAATGATTCGATTTTGGAGGGGTTTCGTCGTCCTGGAGCCGTGCTCGGGTTGGGTCCAGCCGCCTTGGTCAAGGGATTCAGAGAAATACCAACGATTTTGTTGATGCGCTGGGCTTTTGCCCACGGTCTGATGCAATTCGGTGTCTTCCGCAGCCGCGACTGA
- the rpsJ gene encoding 30S ribosomal protein S10: MSTAIAQQKIRIRLKAFDRRMLDLSCDKIIETADNTAATAIGPIPLPTKRKIYCVLCSPHVDKDSREHFETRTHRRIIDIYNPSAKTIDALMKLDLPSGVDIEVKL; this comes from the coding sequence ATGTCCACGGCTATCGCTCAGCAGAAGATCCGCATCCGCCTTAAGGCTTTTGACCGTCGCATGTTGGATCTTTCCTGCGACAAAATCATTGAAACAGCCGACAACACTGCCGCGACGGCAATCGGCCCAATCCCTCTTCCCACCAAAAGGAAGATTTACTGCGTGCTTTGCTCCCCCCATGTGGACAAAGACTCACGGGAACACTTCGAAACTCGGACCCATCGACGCATCATCGATATCTACAACCCGTCAGCAAAGACCATCGATGCCCTGATGAAACTCGACCTCCCAAGTGGTGTTGACATTGAAGTGAAACTCTGA
- a CDS encoding LON peptidase substrate-binding domain-containing protein has product MTDLSVRELPLFPLPDVVLFPQEVLPLHIFESRYRMMLQSVLESDRRFGVLRWDPQTKTMANVGCCAEILQHQTSKDGRSNIVTLGQQRFRVLDVIRDAPFRTAMVSWIEDDQMDNHSQLEELSISVAKALHDVVMLTGKLTDSDITMPDDLPDLPRELSFWIGAHLGGPVAEEQQALLELTRTSHRLQREYEMLDHTRRQLAARTALKESLTNVDQANN; this is encoded by the coding sequence GTGACCGACCTGTCCGTCAGGGAGTTGCCTCTCTTCCCTCTGCCGGATGTCGTCTTATTCCCCCAAGAAGTGCTTCCACTGCACATTTTTGAGTCTCGTTACCGAATGATGCTTCAGAGTGTGCTTGAAAGTGATCGGCGTTTTGGTGTGCTGCGCTGGGATCCTCAAACAAAAACAATGGCGAATGTGGGATGTTGCGCAGAGATCCTGCAACACCAAACATCCAAAGACGGACGCAGCAATATCGTCACCCTTGGACAGCAGCGCTTCCGAGTGCTCGATGTGATTAGAGACGCCCCTTTCCGCACTGCCATGGTGAGCTGGATCGAGGATGACCAAATGGATAACCACAGCCAGCTAGAGGAGCTATCAATCAGCGTTGCAAAAGCCCTACACGATGTGGTGATGCTTACAGGCAAGCTCACAGATTCAGACATCACCATGCCGGATGACCTGCCTGATCTTCCTAGGGAACTCTCTTTCTGGATCGGAGCCCATCTCGGGGGACCTGTGGCTGAAGAGCAACAGGCACTACTGGAGCTCACAAGAACCAGCCATCGCCTGCAGCGTGAATACGAGATGCTTGACCACACCCGCCGTCAGCTTGCAGCAAGGACTGCACTCAAAGAAAGCCTCACCAACGTCGATCAAGCCAACAATTAA
- the tuf gene encoding elongation factor Tu, with translation MAREKFERNKPHVNIGTIGHVDHGKTTLTAAITSVLAKKGQAKVQDYAEIDGAPEERERGITINTAHVEYETDGRHYAHVDCPGHADYVKNMITGAAQMDGAILVCAATDGPMAQTKEHILLAKQVGVPALVVALNKCDMVDDEEIIELVEMEIRELLSSYDFPGDDIPIVQVSGLKAIEGEAEWEAKIDELMEAVDASIPEPEREIEKPFLMAVEDVFSITGRGTVATGRIERGKVKKGEEIEIVGIRDSRKTTVTGVEMFRKDLDEGLAGDNCGLLLRGIEKEDIERGMVLVKPGSITPHTKFEGQVYVLKKEEGGRHTPFFAGYRPQFYIRTTDVTGQITAFTAEDGSNVEMVMPGDNIKMTGELICPVAIEQGMRFAIREGGRTIGAGVVSKIIE, from the coding sequence ATGGCTCGCGAGAAGTTTGAGAGGAACAAGCCTCACGTCAACATTGGCACCATCGGCCATGTCGACCACGGCAAAACAACCCTGACCGCAGCCATCACAAGTGTGCTTGCGAAAAAGGGTCAAGCCAAGGTGCAAGATTACGCCGAGATCGACGGCGCGCCTGAAGAGCGTGAGCGCGGTATCACGATCAACACCGCTCACGTGGAATACGAAACCGATGGCCGTCACTATGCACACGTGGACTGCCCCGGCCACGCGGATTATGTCAAGAACATGATTACCGGTGCGGCCCAGATGGACGGCGCAATCCTTGTTTGCGCAGCAACCGATGGTCCCATGGCTCAAACCAAGGAGCACATCCTTCTTGCCAAGCAGGTGGGCGTGCCTGCACTGGTTGTCGCTCTCAACAAATGCGACATGGTCGACGACGAGGAAATTATCGAACTCGTTGAAATGGAGATCCGTGAACTCCTGAGCAGCTACGACTTCCCTGGTGATGACATCCCCATAGTCCAAGTCTCTGGTCTCAAAGCCATTGAAGGTGAAGCTGAATGGGAAGCAAAGATCGATGAGTTAATGGAGGCAGTTGATGCATCCATTCCAGAGCCCGAGCGAGAAATCGAAAAACCTTTCCTAATGGCCGTAGAGGACGTTTTCTCAATCACTGGTCGTGGCACGGTGGCCACCGGACGAATCGAACGCGGCAAGGTCAAAAAAGGCGAAGAAATTGAAATTGTCGGCATTAGAGACAGCCGCAAGACCACCGTGACCGGTGTGGAAATGTTCCGTAAAGATCTTGACGAAGGCTTGGCTGGAGACAATTGCGGGCTCCTACTTCGCGGCATCGAGAAGGAAGACATCGAGCGTGGCATGGTCCTCGTCAAGCCAGGCTCAATTACACCTCACACTAAATTCGAGGGTCAGGTTTACGTCCTCAAAAAAGAAGAAGGTGGACGCCACACCCCCTTCTTCGCCGGATACCGTCCACAGTTCTACATCCGAACCACTGACGTGACGGGCCAAATTACCGCCTTCACAGCCGAAGACGGCTCCAATGTGGAGATGGTGATGCCAGGCGACAACATCAAAATGACTGGTGAATTGATCTGCCCTGTGGCCATCGAACAGGGCATGCGCTTCGCCATTCGCGAAGGAGGCCGCACCATCGGTGCCGGAGTTGTCTCGAAGATCATCGAATGA